The proteins below come from a single Polynucleobacter sp. MWH-UH23A genomic window:
- the guaA gene encoding glutamine-hydrolyzing GMP synthase: MHDKILILDFGSQVTQLIARRVRDGRVYSEIHPYDCDPEFIRKFIQEQGGKGIILSGGPSSVTEAASPRAPQIVFELGVPVLGICYGMQTMATQLGGAVASAESLGKAREFGYSEVRAHGHTNLLKGIQDFSTSEGHGILKVWMSHGDSVTKLPPEFSLMASTDSCPIAGMADEKRRFYAFQFHPEVTHTIQGTAILERFVHQICGCKPDWVMGDYIAEAVENIRKQVGAEEVVLGLSGGVDSSVAAALIHRAIGDQLTCVFVDHGLLRLNEGDMVMEMFARNLGVKVIRVDAKDTFMSKLAGVADPEAKRKIIGKEFVEIFQAESGKIKNAKWLAQGTIYPDVIESAGKGKKGAHTIKSHHNVGGLPEDMHLKLLEPLRELFKDEVRELGVALGLPREMVYRHPFPGPGLGVRILGEVKAEFASLLQRADAIFIEELRNTIDEVSQKSWYDLTSQAFAVFLPVKSVGVMGDGRTYEYVVALRAVQTQDFMTAHWAHLPHDLLGKVSNRIINEVRGINRVVYDISGKPPATIEWE; the protein is encoded by the coding sequence GTGCACGACAAAATACTGATTCTCGACTTTGGTTCACAAGTAACTCAATTAATTGCAAGACGTGTGCGTGATGGGCGGGTGTATTCAGAAATACACCCCTATGATTGCGATCCGGAATTTATCCGCAAGTTCATTCAAGAGCAAGGCGGCAAAGGGATCATCCTTTCTGGTGGACCAAGCTCGGTCACAGAGGCTGCTAGCCCACGAGCACCACAAATTGTTTTTGAACTTGGCGTTCCTGTTTTGGGTATCTGTTATGGAATGCAGACCATGGCAACCCAGTTAGGCGGCGCTGTTGCTTCAGCTGAGTCGCTCGGCAAGGCTCGCGAGTTTGGGTACTCAGAAGTGCGTGCGCACGGTCACACCAATTTACTCAAAGGCATACAAGATTTTTCTACTAGTGAAGGCCATGGCATTCTGAAGGTGTGGATGAGTCACGGCGACTCAGTAACTAAGCTACCTCCTGAGTTTTCTCTGATGGCCTCGACGGATTCTTGTCCAATCGCAGGCATGGCAGATGAGAAGCGTCGCTTTTATGCATTCCAGTTTCATCCAGAGGTAACGCACACCATTCAGGGCACGGCAATTCTGGAGCGCTTTGTGCATCAAATCTGTGGCTGTAAGCCAGATTGGGTAATGGGCGACTACATTGCAGAAGCGGTGGAAAATATTCGCAAACAAGTTGGCGCTGAAGAAGTCGTCTTGGGCTTATCTGGTGGCGTCGACTCAAGTGTTGCTGCCGCATTGATTCACCGCGCTATTGGTGATCAGCTAACTTGCGTGTTTGTTGATCACGGTCTACTTCGCCTAAATGAAGGCGATATGGTCATGGAGATGTTTGCTCGCAATCTAGGTGTGAAGGTGATCCGGGTAGACGCAAAAGATACTTTTATGTCTAAGCTTGCAGGTGTAGCCGATCCAGAAGCCAAGCGAAAAATTATTGGTAAAGAGTTTGTGGAGATTTTCCAGGCTGAGTCTGGAAAGATTAAGAACGCCAAGTGGTTGGCGCAGGGCACTATTTATCCAGACGTGATTGAATCAGCTGGTAAAGGTAAAAAAGGTGCTCATACTATTAAGAGTCACCACAATGTTGGTGGCTTGCCTGAGGATATGCATCTGAAGTTGCTTGAGCCATTGCGCGAGCTCTTTAAGGATGAGGTGCGTGAACTTGGCGTGGCTTTGGGCTTGCCTCGTGAAATGGTCTATCGCCATCCTTTCCCAGGTCCTGGTCTTGGTGTTCGTATCCTTGGTGAAGTTAAGGCGGAGTTTGCAAGCTTGTTGCAAAGGGCGGATGCGATTTTTATCGAAGAGCTACGTAATACCATTGATGAAGTTAGTCAAAAATCCTGGTATGACCTTACAAGTCAGGCATTTGCCGTATTCTTGCCGGTCAAGTCAGTAGGCGTCATGGGTGATGGCAGAACCTATGAATACGTTGTGGCACTCAGAGCAGTTCAAACCCAAGACTTTATGACTGCACATTGGGCGCATTTGCCTCATGATTTGCTTGGCAAGGTTTCCAATCGCATCATTAATGAAGTGCGCGGCATCAATCGCGTTGTTTACGATATCAGTGGAAAACCTCCTGCTACGATCGAGTGGGAATAA
- the guaB gene encoding IMP dehydrogenase — translation MRLIQKALTFDDVLLVPAYSSVLPRDASLASKLTRDISLNTPLVSAAMDTVTEGRLAIAMASEGGIGIVHKNLKPAEQAREVAKVKRYESGVLRDPITISPDVTVRQVIQLSREHGFSGFPVLVGKEVVGIITNRDLRFEEDLEAPVKSKMTPRERLVTVKEGASLEEAKRLMSQHRLERVLVVNDKFELRGLITVKDILKATEHPNACKDSEGKLRVGAAVGVGPDNDERIELLVRAGVDVIVVDTAHGHSQGVLDRVKWVKKNYPQVQVIGGNIATGDAAKALADHGADGVKVGIGPGSICTTRIVAGVGVPQITAIVNVATALKGTGIPLIADGGIRYSGDVAKALAAGASAVMMGGMFAGTEEAPGEVFLYQGRSYKSYRGMGSLGAMADGSADRYFQSDIVANAEKLVPEGIEGQVPYKGSVLAILHQLTGGIRSSMGYLGCKTIAELHEKANFVEITSAGVRESHVHDVKITKEAPNYHID, via the coding sequence ATGCGACTCATTCAAAAAGCACTCACTTTTGACGATGTGCTCCTCGTACCGGCTTATTCTTCGGTGCTCCCTCGAGATGCCAGTTTGGCTAGTAAATTAACTCGGGATATTTCACTTAATACGCCATTGGTATCCGCTGCGATGGATACCGTAACAGAAGGTCGTTTGGCGATTGCCATGGCTAGTGAAGGTGGCATCGGTATTGTTCATAAAAATTTGAAGCCTGCTGAGCAAGCTCGCGAAGTGGCAAAAGTAAAACGTTATGAGTCCGGCGTTCTACGTGATCCCATCACCATCAGTCCAGATGTGACTGTGCGTCAGGTAATTCAACTGTCGCGTGAACATGGATTTTCTGGATTTCCGGTTTTGGTTGGCAAAGAGGTCGTTGGCATCATCACCAATCGTGATTTGCGATTTGAAGAAGACTTAGAAGCACCAGTAAAGAGCAAGATGACTCCACGTGAGCGCTTGGTGACAGTAAAAGAGGGCGCATCACTTGAGGAAGCAAAGCGATTGATGAGTCAACATCGCTTAGAGCGAGTACTTGTCGTTAATGACAAGTTTGAATTGCGTGGCCTTATCACCGTTAAAGATATTCTGAAGGCGACCGAACATCCTAACGCCTGTAAAGACAGCGAAGGCAAGCTACGTGTGGGTGCCGCGGTTGGAGTAGGTCCAGATAATGATGAGCGTATCGAATTATTGGTGCGCGCCGGTGTTGACGTGATTGTGGTGGATACGGCTCATGGCCATAGCCAAGGCGTTCTCGATCGTGTGAAATGGGTGAAGAAGAACTATCCGCAAGTGCAAGTTATTGGTGGCAATATCGCTACTGGCGATGCTGCAAAAGCCTTAGCTGATCATGGCGCTGATGGCGTGAAGGTAGGTATTGGGCCAGGCTCAATTTGTACTACTCGTATCGTGGCGGGTGTAGGCGTTCCTCAAATTACTGCAATTGTGAATGTAGCTACTGCTCTTAAAGGCACTGGTATCCCACTGATTGCAGATGGCGGTATTCGTTATTCCGGTGATGTTGCAAAAGCATTGGCTGCTGGCGCAAGTGCCGTCATGATGGGCGGCATGTTTGCAGGTACTGAAGAAGCTCCTGGTGAGGTTTTCTTGTATCAAGGTCGCTCTTACAAGAGCTATCGCGGCATGGGTTCTTTGGGTGCAATGGCTGATGGTTCTGCTGACCGTTATTTCCAGAGCGATATTGTTGCGAATGCCGAGAAGCTAGTTCCTGAAGGTATTGAAGGGCAAGTTCCCTATAAAGGCAGCGTGCTTGCTATCTTGCACCAACTGACAGGTGGTATTCGCTCTTCTATGGGTTATCTGGGTTGCAAGACGATTGCCGAACTTCATGAGAAAGCCAATTTTGTGGAAATTACATCGGCGGGCGTCCGCGAGTCGCACGTTCATGATGTGAAGATCACTAAGGAAGCGCCTAACTATCATATTGATTAA
- a CDS encoding RnfH family protein, whose translation MANRVLNIWLCDAREGEPNLKPFELIIKSDESPTVGLALVKAGFASGQEDPVIARKGCFGVFGKRKDWDSPIYEGDRLELYPPLLIDPKAVRRKKANQNQDAKFQAAAAKRRARRL comes from the coding sequence ATGGCTAATCGAGTACTTAATATTTGGCTTTGTGATGCAAGAGAGGGCGAGCCCAATCTCAAGCCATTTGAGCTGATCATTAAGTCCGACGAGAGTCCGACAGTTGGACTTGCTCTGGTAAAAGCGGGATTCGCATCGGGTCAAGAGGATCCAGTCATCGCCAGAAAGGGCTGTTTTGGGGTTTTCGGGAAGCGCAAGGACTGGGATAGCCCAATTTATGAAGGCGACCGCCTAGAGCTATATCCCCCCTTGTTAATCGACCCTAAGGCGGTTCGCCGCAAGAAGGCCAACCAGAACCAGGACGCCAAATTCCAGGCTGCAGCAGCCAAAAGGAGGGCTAGGAGGCTATAA
- a CDS encoding type II toxin-antitoxin system RatA family toxin, translating into MADVYKTVLIGQSADRMYGLVTDVARYPEFLPWCGGVEIFEQTETVLDAKININFKGINQFFHTRNVNHRPETIDMVFVDGPFKHFSGQWNFIPLREDACKVEFKLHWEFKSVILDKIIGPVFGHIAGTFVDCFVKRAEELYG; encoded by the coding sequence ATGGCAGACGTCTACAAGACCGTTTTAATTGGCCAATCAGCTGACAGAATGTATGGTCTGGTCACTGATGTAGCGCGATATCCTGAATTCCTGCCCTGGTGCGGCGGAGTCGAAATCTTTGAGCAGACCGAAACTGTTTTGGATGCCAAAATCAATATCAACTTTAAGGGTATTAATCAGTTTTTCCATACCCGCAATGTCAATCATCGACCTGAAACCATTGATATGGTATTCGTGGATGGACCATTTAAGCATTTCTCTGGTCAATGGAACTTCATCCCTTTACGTGAAGATGCTTGTAAGGTGGAGTTCAAGTTGCACTGGGAGTTCAAGAGCGTCATTTTGGATAAAATCATTGGGCCAGTGTTTGGACACATTGCTGGAACTTTCGTAGATTGCTTTGTGAAGCGTGCTGAAGAGCTTTATGGCTAA
- the smpB gene encoding SsrA-binding protein SmpB: protein MSIVDNKKAFFDYFIEERFEAGLVLEGWEVKAIRAGRVHIKEAYVVIRKAELFLIGCHITPLLSASTHIVPDNVRTRKLLLNAIEIRKLIGKVEQKGYTLVPLNLHFSKGRVKCEIGLARGKKQHDKRAATKEREWEVQKGRIARGDLNA, encoded by the coding sequence ATGAGTATCGTCGATAACAAAAAAGCTTTCTTCGACTATTTTATCGAGGAGCGCTTTGAAGCAGGGCTAGTTCTTGAAGGCTGGGAGGTAAAAGCCATCCGAGCGGGCCGCGTGCATATTAAAGAAGCGTATGTAGTGATACGTAAGGCGGAGCTTTTTCTGATCGGCTGCCACATTACCCCCCTTCTTTCTGCATCAACCCATATTGTTCCCGATAATGTCCGCACCAGAAAGCTATTACTAAATGCAATAGAGATTCGCAAGCTGATTGGCAAAGTAGAACAAAAAGGCTACACGCTAGTTCCATTAAATCTGCATTTCTCAAAAGGTAGAGTGAAGTGCGAGATAGGTCTAGCAAGAGGTAAAAAGCAACACGACAAACGTGCCGCCACTAAAGAACGTGAGTGGGAAGTACAAAAAGGAAGAATTGCTCGGGGCGATCTCAACGCGTAA
- a CDS encoding circularly permuted type 2 ATP-grasp protein, with amino-acid sequence MKLPFDEMLDASGKARPHYEIFHNWLKQQSDTLMGLKRAEADLIFRRVGITFAVYGDDLGAERTIPFDQVPRIFAAKEWEQLETGLRQRVKALNRFIYDIYHDEEIIKAGIIPAEQIFNNAQYRPEMRNIDVPRDIYAQIAGIDIVRAGEGEFYVLEDNLRVPSGVSYMVEDRKMMMRLFPDLFQKYRIAPVEHYPDLLLECLKSVKPDDVKKPNVVVLTPGMYNSAYFEHSYLAQQMGVELVEGKDLFVKNEQVYMRTTQGPERVDVIYRRVDDDFLDPLAFRSDSTLGVAGLLSAYRAGNITLANAIGTGIADDKSIYPYVPDMIEFYLGEKPILNNVPTYQCRKPDDLAYTLANLEKLVVKLTHGAGGYGMLVGPASTKAEIEEFRTHLLANPDKYIAQPTLALSTCPTFVESGVAPRHIDLRPFVLSGKTIKMVPGGLTRVALKEGSLVVNSSQGGGTKDTWVLEK; translated from the coding sequence ATGAAACTGCCATTTGATGAAATGCTGGATGCTTCTGGCAAAGCACGCCCCCATTACGAAATTTTTCATAATTGGTTGAAGCAGCAAAGCGACACCCTGATGGGTCTTAAGCGCGCTGAGGCGGACCTCATTTTTAGGCGGGTTGGCATCACATTCGCGGTCTACGGCGATGATCTGGGCGCAGAAAGAACCATTCCTTTTGATCAAGTACCCCGCATTTTCGCCGCAAAAGAATGGGAGCAGCTAGAGACTGGCCTAAGGCAACGGGTCAAAGCACTCAACCGCTTCATCTATGACATCTATCACGATGAAGAAATCATTAAAGCGGGCATTATTCCGGCTGAGCAAATTTTTAATAATGCGCAATACCGACCCGAGATGCGCAATATTGATGTGCCACGTGATATCTACGCGCAAATCGCTGGCATCGATATTGTTCGCGCAGGAGAAGGCGAATTCTACGTTCTTGAAGATAACTTACGCGTCCCATCCGGGGTTTCTTATATGGTTGAAGACCGCAAAATGATGATGCGTCTTTTTCCAGATCTATTTCAGAAATATCGAATCGCACCTGTAGAGCATTACCCAGACCTACTCTTGGAATGCCTAAAGTCTGTTAAGCCCGATGACGTCAAAAAACCTAATGTGGTTGTACTCACACCCGGCATGTATAACTCTGCCTATTTTGAGCATAGTTATTTAGCGCAACAAATGGGCGTAGAACTTGTAGAGGGCAAAGACCTATTTGTAAAAAATGAGCAGGTCTATATGCGAACTACCCAGGGTCCAGAACGAGTGGATGTGATCTATCGTCGTGTTGATGATGACTTTTTGGATCCTCTTGCATTTCGTTCGGACTCCACACTCGGAGTGGCGGGACTGCTGTCGGCCTATCGAGCCGGCAACATCACTCTTGCGAATGCGATAGGCACTGGTATTGCCGATGACAAATCTATATACCCTTATGTGCCAGACATGATTGAGTTTTACCTGGGAGAAAAACCGATCCTCAATAATGTCCCAACCTATCAATGCCGCAAACCAGATGATCTTGCATACACTCTAGCTAATTTAGAAAAATTAGTGGTCAAGCTCACACATGGCGCAGGTGGTTACGGCATGCTAGTGGGCCCAGCATCGACCAAAGCAGAGATTGAAGAATTCAGAACGCACTTACTTGCAAACCCAGATAAATATATTGCCCAACCCACGCTTGCCCTATCTACCTGCCCTACATTTGTGGAATCTGGAGTAGCACCAAGACACATTGATTTGCGTCCCTTTGTATTGTCTGGCAAAACCATCAAGATGGTACCTGGCGGCCTTACTCGCGTTGCGCTTAAGGAGGGTTCGCTGGTAGTGAACTCCTCTCAAGGTGGCGGCACTAAAGACACTTGGGTACTGGAGAAATAA
- a CDS encoding alpha-E domain-containing protein produces the protein MLSRTADCLYWMARYTERAENTARMLDVNHQTSLLPQPPEFLEQSWKKLLTISKLENTFLSKYDVINRENVLDFMIYETSNPSSIVSCLFAARENARVIRGKITSEVWETQNTTWLELQRILQARHQADPSRLLEWVKHRCHLFRGVMHGTMLKNESFYFINVGTLLERADNTARILQTKYEDQEALSAIGKQQVVEKESSGEFFDFYHWAALLRSVSAFEIYRQIYSDQVTPKQVAELLIFNKQMPRSLVSCVNELIPLVSEVKNQQSKEIERLLGKLKASLDYSDVDEVFSQGLEEFIENFLERINHIADEFSSAYLIPLAVA, from the coding sequence ATGTTGAGCCGCACAGCTGACTGCCTTTACTGGATGGCGCGCTACACAGAGCGTGCAGAGAATACCGCGCGCATGCTCGATGTAAACCATCAAACCTCTTTGCTTCCCCAGCCACCAGAGTTTTTAGAACAAAGCTGGAAAAAATTACTCACGATTTCTAAATTAGAAAATACTTTTTTGAGTAAATATGATGTGATCAATCGCGAGAATGTGTTGGATTTCATGATTTATGAAACCAGCAATCCATCAAGCATCGTATCCTGCCTGTTTGCAGCTCGCGAAAACGCTCGGGTTATACGTGGAAAGATTACCTCTGAAGTATGGGAAACGCAAAACACCACATGGCTGGAATTGCAACGCATATTGCAGGCTAGACATCAAGCTGATCCAAGCAGACTCCTTGAATGGGTAAAGCACCGCTGCCATTTATTTAGAGGTGTTATGCATGGCACGATGCTTAAAAATGAATCTTTTTACTTTATAAATGTAGGCACATTACTTGAGCGCGCCGACAATACCGCTCGTATTTTGCAAACCAAATATGAAGATCAAGAAGCACTCTCGGCAATAGGGAAACAACAAGTAGTCGAGAAAGAATCCAGCGGTGAATTTTTTGATTTTTATCACTGGGCAGCCCTATTAAGATCTGTATCTGCCTTTGAAATTTATCGTCAAATTTATTCAGATCAAGTCACCCCGAAACAAGTGGCGGAGCTATTAATTTTCAATAAACAGATGCCGCGCTCACTAGTAAGTTGCGTAAATGAATTAATTCCTCTCGTATCTGAGGTAAAAAATCAGCAATCCAAGGAAATTGAGCGCTTACTAGGCAAGCTCAAAGCTAGCTTAGATTATTCAGATGTTGATGAAGTGTTCTCACAGGGTCTTGAAGAATTTATCGAGAATTTTCTAGAAAGAATTAATCACATCGCTGATGAATTCAGTAGCGCCTATCTTATTCCTCTAGCTGTGGCTTAG
- a CDS encoding transglutaminase family protein, which translates to MHLKIRHRTEYRYETPVRYSIQELRLSPPTTDGQKVERWKINTPIKASNSVDAFNNLCSIFVQEASYTSMMIEAEGEILTQDAHEYIDDPKAVSPYYLLQQTKLTEPSEEMLDYFSSSLPKKNTIDEILKLASAVQGSIDYAPGKTNFATTAAQSFAMKSGVCQDHAHVMLSLCRAAQIPARYVSGYFFAEESPNLASHAWIDFCSDIDNGVWNSVDITHACLTNARHVRLAIGCDYYSAAPVKGVRTGGVGEELTANISIQQLS; encoded by the coding sequence ATGCATCTAAAAATACGACACCGCACCGAATACCGATATGAAACTCCAGTACGTTACTCTATTCAAGAGCTACGATTGAGCCCGCCCACTACAGATGGGCAGAAAGTAGAACGCTGGAAGATTAACACACCAATTAAAGCCTCTAACTCTGTTGATGCATTCAATAATCTATGCAGCATCTTTGTCCAAGAGGCGTCATATACCTCAATGATGATTGAGGCAGAGGGTGAAATCCTGACTCAAGATGCGCATGAGTATATTGATGACCCCAAAGCAGTCTCCCCCTACTACCTTTTGCAACAAACTAAGCTGACGGAGCCTTCCGAGGAAATGCTAGATTACTTCTCCTCTTCTCTCCCTAAGAAAAATACCATTGATGAAATCCTCAAGCTAGCCTCTGCAGTACAAGGCTCGATTGATTATGCCCCCGGCAAAACGAACTTTGCTACAACCGCAGCCCAATCTTTTGCCATGAAATCCGGTGTTTGTCAGGATCATGCCCACGTTATGCTAAGCCTTTGCAGAGCTGCGCAAATCCCAGCGCGTTATGTCAGCGGCTACTTTTTCGCTGAGGAATCTCCTAATTTAGCTAGCCATGCCTGGATTGATTTTTGCAGTGATATTGATAACGGCGTCTGGAATAGCGTAGACATTACTCATGCCTGCTTGACAAATGCGCGCCATGTTCGCCTAGCGATTGGTTGTGATTATTACTCAGCCGCTCCTGTTAAAGGCGTTCGCACTGGCGGCGTTGGCGAAGAGCTGACCGCGAACATCTCAATCCAGCAACTTTCCTAA
- a CDS encoding peptidase encodes MTYCVGLCLKDGLVFLSDTRTNAGVDQIGTFRKMALFQKDGDRFFAMMSAGNLAVTQAVKEILLQGQLFHGKNLWNVGSSHDAAVVVGEAVKQVYDRDHKALEKAGIDFNCNLIFGGQVKNERPRLFNIYSAGNFIEATPETCYFQIGESKYGKPILDRVVNFSTPLNLATKCALISMDSTLNSNISVGLPLDLLVYEKNSLKASKLVTLDESNPYFQMIHRLWGEKLRDAFNSIAEPSWSGANKSSAISEPARKMGAVPIHRLSAKTVKPSKAKTTTATKTSAKKTATKKKA; translated from the coding sequence ATGACGTATTGTGTTGGACTTTGCCTGAAAGATGGTCTTGTGTTTTTATCTGACACCCGCACCAATGCTGGAGTTGATCAGATTGGGACATTTCGGAAAATGGCCCTATTTCAAAAAGATGGTGATCGGTTCTTTGCGATGATGAGTGCTGGCAATCTTGCCGTCACCCAAGCAGTTAAAGAAATTCTGCTACAAGGACAACTCTTTCATGGCAAAAATCTTTGGAATGTAGGGAGCTCTCATGACGCTGCTGTTGTCGTTGGCGAGGCGGTCAAGCAAGTCTACGATCGAGATCACAAAGCGCTTGAAAAAGCCGGGATTGATTTCAATTGCAATCTCATCTTCGGTGGCCAGGTAAAAAATGAAAGGCCACGCCTCTTTAATATCTATTCCGCTGGCAATTTCATCGAAGCCACCCCGGAAACCTGCTATTTTCAAATTGGTGAATCAAAGTATGGAAAACCCATTCTTGATCGCGTTGTGAACTTTTCCACCCCGTTGAATCTCGCTACCAAGTGCGCCCTAATTTCGATGGATTCCACTTTAAATAGCAATATCTCAGTTGGACTTCCGCTGGATCTCTTGGTCTACGAAAAGAATTCCTTAAAAGCTAGCAAATTGGTTACCCTAGATGAATCTAACCCATACTTTCAGATGATTCATCGCTTGTGGGGCGAAAAGCTTCGTGATGCGTTTAACTCCATTGCCGAACCTAGCTGGAGTGGGGCTAATAAATCCAGCGCTATCTCTGAACCTGCTCGAAAAATGGGGGCGGTTCCAATTCATCGTCTATCAGCCAAAACAGTAAAACCGTCTAAAGCCAAAACGACTACAGCTACTAAGACGTCTGCAAAAAAGACTGCAACAAAGAAAAAAGCCTAG